The following coding sequences are from one Natrarchaeobaculum sulfurireducens window:
- a CDS encoding DUF7344 domain-containing protein, with product MNHSSAARMEAACSLLAESERRYVLYQLANREQGHIEDLVTQVAAWKREEPAEAIDRETRQYVYVSLVHNHLPRLADYDIVDYDLRSGDIVLDHGFDDIKPLLEQFRQTEAVSEIRTGPALR from the coding sequence ATGAATCACTCCAGCGCGGCCCGCATGGAAGCTGCGTGTTCGCTCCTCGCGGAATCCGAGCGTCGGTACGTTCTCTACCAGCTCGCGAACCGGGAGCAGGGCCACATCGAGGACCTCGTTACACAGGTCGCCGCCTGGAAGCGTGAAGAGCCCGCAGAGGCGATCGACCGGGAGACCAGACAGTACGTCTACGTCTCGCTGGTACACAACCACCTGCCGCGGTTGGCCGATTACGACATCGTCGACTACGATCTCCGAAGTGGCGACATCGTTCTCGATCACGGCTTCGACGACATCAAACCACTTTTAGAGCAGTTCCGTCAGACCGAAGCGGTTTCGGAGATTCGAACGGGTCCGGCCCTCCGATAA
- a CDS encoding DMT family transporter, giving the protein MTRYRNLALFLALAAIWGSAFVAISAGLRHFPPVLFAALRYDIAGILMLAYAIYAVDHWRPRGRAEWATVAAGAILLIAAYHAFLFVGQQNTTAAAAAILVSLSPVLTTGFARVLMPSDALSFVGVVGVLVGLVGVAVISQPDPSNLLSTDFVAKVLVFLAAASFALGAVLTRRIDASLPIETMEAWSMLGGALIMHAISVALGEQLTPADWVHPEAIGTLAYLAIVASAVGFLLYFDLLERLGAVEINMVSYVAPIFTAVIGWLYLGEVVDATTLVGFGLIVVGFLLVKRRAIREEFAQHGIGRSRPGE; this is encoded by the coding sequence GTGACCCGGTACCGAAATCTGGCGCTCTTTCTGGCGCTCGCAGCAATCTGGGGCTCGGCGTTCGTCGCGATCAGTGCTGGCTTGCGCCACTTTCCGCCCGTTCTCTTCGCGGCCCTCCGCTACGACATCGCCGGGATACTCATGCTCGCCTACGCGATCTACGCCGTCGACCACTGGCGGCCTCGAGGGCGAGCCGAGTGGGCGACGGTGGCCGCCGGGGCGATCCTCCTGATCGCGGCGTATCACGCGTTCCTCTTCGTGGGCCAACAGAACACGACTGCAGCGGCGGCCGCGATCCTCGTGAGTCTCTCACCCGTATTGACGACCGGGTTTGCTCGCGTCCTGATGCCGTCGGACGCGCTCTCGTTCGTCGGCGTCGTCGGGGTCCTCGTCGGCCTCGTCGGCGTCGCCGTTATCTCCCAGCCCGATCCCTCGAATCTGCTCTCGACGGACTTCGTCGCGAAGGTACTCGTCTTCCTCGCCGCTGCGTCGTTTGCGCTCGGGGCCGTCCTTACCCGCCGCATCGATGCCTCGCTCCCCATCGAAACGATGGAAGCCTGGTCGATGCTCGGTGGCGCACTCATCATGCACGCTATCAGCGTTGCACTCGGCGAGCAACTCACTCCAGCGGACTGGGTCCATCCCGAGGCGATCGGTACTCTCGCGTATCTTGCGATCGTCGCCAGCGCGGTCGGCTTCCTGCTGTATTTCGACCTCCTCGAGCGCCTCGGCGCTGTCGAGATCAACATGGTCTCGTACGTCGCCCCGATCTTTACGGCCGTCATCGGGTGGCTCTACCTCGGCGAGGTCGTCGACGCGACGACGCTCGTCGGCTTCGGCCTCATCGTCGTCGGGTTCCTGCTGGTCAAGCGTCGAGCGATCCGCGAGGAGTTCGCCCAGCACGGCATCGGCCGCTCGAGACCGGGCGAGTAA